The DNA window TTGAAAAGTGTAAATCGCTCTGAATCCGGTGAATTTAGCTTTGATACTGCAGGTGTTATTAAGAGCATTCAGGATGTATCAGTGAATTATAAAAAGATTTTCGACAGCATTTATAAAATTAATCCCGAAGTTGATATGATTGTGATGGGGCTTTACAATCCGTTTCCTTATATCGAAGATCCAGCAGTTCAAAAACAGCTAAGCATGCTAGTAACGACTTTGAATAATTCAATGAAGAGTATTGTAGAAAATAATGGTGGCATATTTACTGAAGTAGCTGCACAGATCGCTACGGATGCAAAAATGTATTTACCAAACCCTAAAAATATTCATTTAAGTGAAGCGGGTTATCAAGTTGTAGCAGATGCGATGATGAATGATTATTTGAGTGCATTGATGAAAGAATCAGAAGAAGATCCTACGGAAGGCGAGATTGTTAAAGCGCCATTTACTGATATTCAAAATCATTGGGGTAAAGATTATATTGATGTTGCCTATGCAAAAGGTATTATGAATGGGTATGAGGATGGTACATTCCAGCCGAATGCCAACATGACGCGTGCTCAAGTAATATCTGTCATTTCACGGGCCTTTGGATTAACTGCAACAAACAAAGCCCCTTTTAAAGATATTAGTCATTATGCACAGCAAACTCAAAATGGAATTGCCGCTGCATATGAAGCTGGCTTAATAAAAGAAAATAACGGGTATTTTAATCCACAAGGTAAAATTACACGTTCACAGTTAGCATTGATCCTAATGCGTCTTTCAACTGTTCAAGCAGGTCAGCAATATATACCTGCAAAACAGGCACCTTTCCATGATATTGCGAACTATGATCGTGAAGCACAGTTAGCAATTACATTTTTATATGATACGGGCGTAGTACAGGGAACAAGTGCTACAACATTTTCACCTAAAGGCAATGTAACACGTGCTCAAGTGGCGAAAATTTTAGTGCTAGCAATAAATGAAAAATAAAAAAACAAGCGTTAAATGGACGGGGATCCATTTAACGCTCGTTTTTTGCTGACGAGTAAACAAAAGCAAACTCGTCTATATCATTGCAAAAACGGGGATTTTTGCAAGGGGACACAATGTCATGTATAAGCTAAAGTGGGCTAACGATTATTCTTTCCACTTTAACCCTTCAAAGAAACGGTAAATTTCTTCAAACACTAATTCACGTTCTTTACCTAATGTTAATATATGTCCGGAATTAATGAAAGTTTTAACTGATTTAATTCGTGAATTTACTGAACTATAAATTAAGTCGGCACTTTCACAATAATATTCATCATCTTCCAAGCCACGTAAAATGTGGACTGGTGTTTGGATAACATTAAGTTTTTCACTTGTTTCGTTAATCATATTTTGTAAATAGTTTAATGAAGGCATTTTTACAAGTTCAGCAATTTTATTACGGCTATCAACTGTCTCATCATAAGTGCCTGATAACTTTTTATAGTTAATAGCATAGTCAATAATACGATTTTGTAAACTATCTGTTGATTTTGCTGTTGCTGGAGCAGACATTGTAACAATCGCTTTTGTCGGACGTTCTTCACCAAGCTTTAAAGAGAATATGCCGCCGAGAGAAACACCTGCTACCGCAATTTCATCATAGCCACGATTACGCAATTCATCATAGCCTTCTATAACACTGTTCCACCATTCAGCGGGTTGTGATTGAATTAATAAGTCAGGGCCACCACCATGGCCTTTATATAATGGTGCATGTACTGTATAGTTACGATCCGCTAAATATTTTCCTAAACGTTTTACATCATTTGTATTGCCGGTAAAGCCATGCAGTAATAAAACAGCACGTTTCCCGGATTCAATTGTAAAAGGTTTCGGCGCGATGAGTTTCATTGTCAATTAGACCCCTTTTTTTATGTCAATTTTATATATCTTCAAAAAAATGCTTGAAATTTTAAAATAATTTTGTTATGAAAAGCTCTTGTTATCGACTATTATAAAGGTATTAATATATAAGTACAATTTATTATTTTTATTGTTTCGATGCAAAAAAGTTATGAATGATGTGAGGTATGTAAAATGGAGATTGAACAGCTTCAATATTTCAAAACCGTTGCTACAATGCAACATATGACACGTGCGGCAGAAGTTTTAGCGATTTCCCAACCGGCGTTAAGTAAGTCCATCGCGAACATTGAACAAAATTTGGGAGTACCACTTTTTAACCGCGAA is part of the Solibacillus isronensis genome and encodes:
- a CDS encoding S-layer homology domain-containing protein, producing MKRFSVLVTLILFLQLVLPLTNIVQAEDESKSLYYVALGDSLAAGMNENGEIGFGYADLLAKNYQNQKSEVIFNKGFSYPGFTTVDVLKGIEENVTKPIYDLNGVSQKTVAIQDAIQQADLITLSVGANDILKSVNRSESGEFSFDTAGVIKSIQDVSVNYKKIFDSIYKINPEVDMIVMGLYNPFPYIEDPAVQKQLSMLVTTLNNSMKSIVENNGGIFTEVAAQIATDAKMYLPNPKNIHLSEAGYQVVADAMMNDYLSALMKESEEDPTEGEIVKAPFTDIQNHWGKDYIDVAYAKGIMNGYEDGTFQPNANMTRAQVISVISRAFGLTATNKAPFKDISHYAQQTQNGIAAAYEAGLIKENNGYFNPQGKITRSQLALILMRLSTVQAGQQYIPAKQAPFHDIANYDREAQLAITFLYDTGVVQGTSATTFSPKGNVTRAQVAKILVLAINEK
- a CDS encoding alpha/beta hydrolase produces the protein MKLIAPKPFTIESGKRAVLLLHGFTGNTNDVKRLGKYLADRNYTVHAPLYKGHGGGPDLLIQSQPAEWWNSVIEGYDELRNRGYDEIAVAGVSLGGIFSLKLGEERPTKAIVTMSAPATAKSTDSLQNRIIDYAINYKKLSGTYDETVDSRNKIAELVKMPSLNYLQNMINETSEKLNVIQTPVHILRGLEDDEYYCESADLIYSSVNSRIKSVKTFINSGHILTLGKERELVFEEIYRFFEGLKWKE